Proteins co-encoded in one Prevotella sp. E13-27 genomic window:
- a CDS encoding lipopolysaccharide biosynthesis protein has translation MAETLKEKTAKGLFWGGLSNVIQQLLSLVIGVFLARMLTQDDYGMVGMLAIFSAIAAALHEGGFVSALCRKKEVTHEDYNAVFWVSVMVSLSLYIILFLCAPLIADFYGVPELTPLARFIFIGFFLSSLGVAPRAITFRKMMVRENTIVYITAQILSGIVGISMAANGFAYWGIATQTLVYVSVIAFLNFYFAKWHPTLSFNFAPIKELIGFSSKLVLTNIVNIVNNNLFAVVLGKLYTPHVVGNFTQANKWNTMGYSLGSNMIVGIAQPVFAKTNDDPARQNQIFRKVLRFTAFVSFPFMFGLSMVSEEFIVILLTEKWAESAKLLQILCIAGAFIPFSTLFSNLLISKGKSTTYLLCTFTLCVVQFIAAWLSSAYGIIFMVWVYTGITISWLAVWFLFAKKEIGLKAIHVIKDISPYLVLAGFIAVAVYEWLAVIPNIYLRFFLKLLVAGSTYCAALWLLKSAIFKESIAFIVKREL, from the coding sequence ATGGCAGAGACACTAAAAGAGAAAACGGCCAAAGGCCTCTTCTGGGGCGGACTGAGCAATGTCATTCAGCAGCTGCTCTCCTTGGTTATTGGTGTTTTCCTGGCACGCATGCTCACTCAGGACGACTATGGCATGGTGGGAATGCTTGCAATCTTCTCAGCCATAGCAGCTGCCTTGCATGAAGGTGGCTTCGTCTCAGCATTATGCAGAAAGAAAGAAGTAACCCATGAAGACTACAATGCCGTGTTTTGGGTGTCTGTCATGGTGAGTCTGTCGCTCTATATTATTCTTTTTCTATGCGCACCGCTCATTGCCGATTTCTATGGTGTTCCAGAGTTAACACCACTGGCAAGATTTATCTTTATTGGCTTCTTCTTGTCTAGCTTGGGAGTAGCCCCAAGAGCTATCACCTTCCGCAAGATGATGGTGCGTGAAAACACCATCGTCTATATCACCGCTCAGATACTATCGGGCATAGTCGGTATCAGTATGGCTGCCAATGGATTTGCATATTGGGGTATAGCAACACAGACACTGGTATATGTTTCTGTCATTGCGTTCCTGAACTTCTATTTCGCCAAGTGGCATCCCACCCTTTCCTTTAACTTTGCTCCAATTAAGGAACTGATAGGTTTCAGCAGTAAGCTAGTGCTGACGAATATTGTGAACATTGTTAATAACAACCTGTTTGCGGTGGTCTTGGGTAAGCTTTATACGCCACATGTGGTGGGAAATTTCACCCAGGCTAACAAGTGGAACACCATGGGTTACTCCCTTGGCAGCAACATGATTGTAGGCATAGCACAGCCAGTCTTTGCCAAGACCAATGATGACCCTGCAAGGCAGAATCAAATATTCAGAAAGGTACTGCGCTTCACGGCCTTTGTCAGTTTCCCTTTCATGTTTGGGCTGTCAATGGTTTCTGAGGAGTTTATTGTTATTCTGCTTACAGAGAAGTGGGCAGAAAGTGCGAAACTCCTGCAGATACTCTGTATTGCAGGCGCATTTATCCCATTTTCTACACTTTTCTCCAATCTGCTGATCAGCAAAGGAAAGTCCACGACCTATCTATTGTGCACCTTTACCCTATGTGTGGTCCAGTTTATTGCAGCATGGTTATCATCGGCCTATGGCATCATCTTCATGGTATGGGTTTATACAGGCATAACCATCAGCTGGCTGGCCGTCTGGTTCCTTTTCGCAAAGAAGGAGATAGGGCTGAAAGCAATCCATGTTATCAAGGACATTTCCCCTTACCTGGTTTTAGCAGGATTTATCGCCGTTGCTGTCTATGAGTGGTTGGCAGTGATTCCAAACATCTATCTACGCTTCTTCCTAAAACTATTAGTAGCCGGAAGCACCTATTGCGCGGCACTCTGGCTACTAAAGTCAGCTATCTTCAAAGAGTCGATAGCCTTTATCGTAAAGCGTGAACTATAA
- a CDS encoding DUF6057 family protein, with protein MRGWRYLPYLFPLLAATLLIVFESNFLFQAQERNLFLHTPLFFEQQMVKPGGLLTWAGTYLTQYFYYPALGAGLLCLLWVLFMWLTQHVFRLPKTWMAMTLVPVACLLTAITSLGYWVYYLKLPGHMFDATLGALVAVSLTELYKRSTRLGYSSTAFLLIATAVAYPLFGFYGLLAMLLMSIMAWRTSRHPAIDSTIAVAGITIMPIACYHLVYHETNIVNIYWAALPVFSNTTERCFAYYTPYIILVASLIIMALFYCKERDEKPLKRQWLWLQATLLTITTACVIVFWQKDDNFHRELSMMRSLENHDWQQMLKTAKSAKDEPTRAMCMMQNLALFRLGRQGDEMYTYPVGAKHPNAPFQSRIIHTVGRTLYLHYGLTNYCYRWCMEDGVEYGWTVEKLKLMTLCALVNNELAVAQKYLHLIRKTTFHKGWAKRYSQYLRNPSMMMNAPEFRAIISLRDNDNYITNDMSLMEMFLLEHFSTTMSGNPLIQEQSMLAAMQTKNAQLFLTQFFGYARQRQGQHMPRHYQEAACLFGNLEGMDTSNMPFDPSVRRNYEEMAVAMNTLHQKGMDIDQMRPHIPAHLRSTYFFDYYFNSYDFLEN; from the coding sequence TTGAGAGGCTGGCGCTATCTACCCTATCTATTTCCGCTCTTAGCAGCAACACTGCTGATTGTCTTCGAGAGTAACTTTCTCTTTCAGGCACAGGAGCGGAACCTGTTTCTCCATACGCCGCTCTTCTTTGAGCAGCAAATGGTGAAGCCGGGCGGGCTACTGACATGGGCCGGCACATATCTCACACAATATTTCTATTACCCAGCACTCGGAGCAGGACTACTGTGCCTGCTCTGGGTGCTTTTTATGTGGCTCACGCAGCACGTGTTCCGACTGCCAAAGACATGGATGGCGATGACGCTCGTGCCAGTGGCATGTCTGCTTACAGCCATAACGAGTCTTGGCTACTGGGTTTACTACCTAAAGCTGCCTGGACACATGTTTGACGCCACGCTCGGAGCACTCGTGGCAGTCAGTCTGACAGAACTGTATAAACGCTCGACGCGTTTAGGCTATTCGTCAACAGCGTTCTTACTAATCGCTACTGCCGTTGCCTATCCCCTCTTCGGATTCTATGGTCTGCTGGCAATGCTGCTCATGTCCATCATGGCGTGGCGCACAAGCCGTCATCCTGCCATAGACAGCACCATAGCTGTTGCAGGCATCACAATCATGCCCATAGCATGCTACCATCTTGTCTATCACGAGACAAACATTGTCAATATCTATTGGGCTGCCCTGCCTGTGTTCAGCAACACCACAGAGAGATGCTTTGCCTATTACACGCCATACATCATTCTCGTGGCGAGCCTCATCATCATGGCACTCTTCTATTGCAAGGAACGAGACGAGAAGCCACTAAAGAGACAATGGCTATGGCTGCAAGCTACTCTTCTTACAATTACAACAGCATGCGTAATAGTGTTCTGGCAGAAAGACGATAACTTCCACCGTGAGCTGTCGATGATGAGAAGCCTGGAGAACCACGACTGGCAACAAATGCTCAAGACAGCCAAATCAGCGAAGGACGAGCCCACACGCGCCATGTGCATGATGCAGAACCTGGCCCTTTTCCGACTGGGACGACAAGGCGACGAGATGTACACCTATCCCGTTGGGGCGAAACATCCCAACGCTCCCTTCCAGTCACGTATCATACACACCGTAGGGCGCACACTCTACCTGCACTATGGACTGACAAATTACTGCTATCGCTGGTGCATGGAAGACGGAGTGGAGTACGGATGGACAGTAGAGAAGCTGAAACTCATGACGCTCTGCGCGCTTGTGAACAACGAGCTGGCTGTGGCTCAGAAATATCTTCACCTGATTAGGAAGACAACATTCCACAAAGGCTGGGCCAAGCGCTACAGTCAGTATCTGCGCAACCCAAGCATGATGATGAACGCCCCAGAGTTCCGTGCCATCATTAGCCTGCGAGATAACGACAACTATATCACCAACGACATGTCTCTGATGGAGATGTTCCTCCTTGAGCATTTCTCCACCACCATGAGCGGAAACCCACTCATACAGGAACAGTCCATGCTGGCTGCCATGCAGACAAAGAACGCTCAGCTGTTCCTAACACAGTTCTTCGGCTATGCTCGCCAAAGGCAGGGACAGCACATGCCGCGCCACTATCAGGAGGCAGCCTGTCTGTTCGGCAATCTCGAAGGCATGGACACAAGCAACATGCCCTTCGACCCATCGGTAAGAAGGAACTATGAAGAGATGGCGGTGGCAATGAACACGCTCCACCAAAAGGGAATGGACATTGACCAGATGCGCCCACACATACCAGCACATCTACGCTCGACCTACTTCTTCGACTATTATTTCAACAGCTACGACTTCCTAGAGAATTAG
- a CDS encoding asparagine synthase C-terminal domain-containing protein, whose protein sequence is MVNKDFCLSSYIAFRYIWKDGVDFAEGFQHKNFRPVDDENRIPVKTSNDIDREIQKQFDELYAKYDSIGILLSGGMDSANLAAYLKPGSHAYTFNSVSGVFDADVERAKVYCKKFQLNHHLIDITMADYEKYTPIVMRHKFAPVHSIEPQIYKAAEMAKKDGVQLMIVGESADLIFGGMDKLISPEWTFDGFANRYTFLDPKLVLTNPIDQSELYEKYRTGADSIDFMRFMDEVFSIESSGSYMNAFGAAWLPYYDPYAKLVMADPLDMQRVRKGEPKYLVRGLYAIKYPELEIPFKIPMPRPVDTVFKEWEGPKRPEFRKDIPMDKLTGNQKWQLWCAEQFLNML, encoded by the coding sequence ATGGTAAACAAAGACTTTTGCCTCAGCTCGTATATCGCCTTCCGTTATATATGGAAAGACGGCGTTGATTTTGCTGAAGGCTTCCAGCACAAGAATTTCCGTCCTGTAGATGACGAAAACCGCATTCCCGTGAAGACATCTAATGATATCGACAGGGAAATTCAAAAGCAGTTTGATGAGCTCTATGCAAAGTATGACAGTATAGGAATCTTACTATCAGGTGGCATGGATAGTGCAAACCTTGCAGCATATCTGAAGCCAGGCAGCCATGCCTATACTTTCAATTCTGTTTCAGGTGTCTTCGATGCCGATGTAGAGCGTGCAAAGGTCTATTGCAAGAAATTTCAGCTGAATCATCATCTTATTGACATCACTATGGCAGACTATGAGAAATATACTCCCATAGTGATGCGCCATAAGTTTGCCCCTGTGCATAGCATTGAACCACAGATATACAAGGCTGCTGAGATGGCAAAGAAAGACGGAGTGCAACTGATGATAGTCGGTGAGAGTGCTGACCTTATCTTTGGTGGTATGGACAAGCTGATTAGTCCTGAATGGACCTTTGACGGCTTTGCCAATCGCTACACTTTCCTTGACCCAAAACTCGTTCTCACCAATCCTATTGACCAGAGTGAGCTGTATGAGAAGTATCGCACAGGTGCTGACAGCATAGACTTCATGCGTTTCATGGACGAGGTGTTTTCTATTGAGAGCAGCGGCTCCTATATGAACGCTTTTGGTGCAGCATGGTTGCCATATTATGACCCATACGCAAAACTCGTCATGGCTGACCCTCTGGACATGCAGCGCGTGCGCAAAGGTGAACCTAAATATCTCGTTCGTGGTCTTTATGCCATTAAATATCCAGAACTTGAGATACCTTTCAAGATTCCTATGCCACGTCCTGTTGATACTGTATTCAAGGAATGGGAGGGTCCGAAACGTCCAGAGTTCCGCAAAGACATTCCGATGGATAAGCTGACAGGCAACCAGAAGTGGCAGCTGTGGTGTGCCGAACAGTTCCTGAACATGCTATAG